One genomic window of Streptosporangiales bacterium includes the following:
- a CDS encoding AAA family ATPase: protein MVGRDRELRRLEQLAAAHRPQVAIVAGEPGIGKTRLVHELLAALPGQPAVLVGRAEPGSLARPYEVLLDAIDAHSGVDEDLRHQLTDADLSPVERLHAGVTIADRLVGDAPAVVVFEDLHWIDSESAALFERLADHDGPLLLVGTFRPDEVTSRHPVTGLLDRLDRRHSVSHLRLERFAEPDTAAFLAAVTGAPAPYRAVAALHQRTGGNPFFLEELLRTHEGGDLEALDDHPLPWSLAEALRRHVDDLEPQVRRIVEAAAVLGYRIPFDLLAAVTEVDEDGLITALRVLVDRGVLVESGDDEFSFRHALVREAVQECLLGRQRRRLHEAALDALLSAGSPDPAMVAHHAHAAGRYDDMVDAARRGAVSYLSIGSPYQALQLAELGLDEAADDTTLLATAARAAWLTELGADATEYGRRWLALAATPADRAEALAMLLQVALHTAAHDRAAALTKELETLVDELPAGAEQGWAMTALAHAAQYRDDLADAIRWAERAQALAEQLEQPQLRLAAQLEKGLALTERWSTNREGQVLLLGLAGEAEQLGEWVLAARALDDVVRESPPASSAEHTALLERMRVDAERAGFESLAVSAYFEGMARIALRDGDLDAAIAALEHGRDRDRSYQRRGSRTDRHAVFLCGLYLEADELDRAADLLDELLGVASLGALTVPAIAFHLACRRGDVETAERTLDEVFAALAMQSWRSGSQAHDLIAAALHAGLPLARLDRMHEELLDPHVWDGLRPLVDAQLIEAHGDGERAVDGYRSAAAATALPATLRGTGAVGAARCLLAAGSYDRASEYAALGGELLAKWGGWRVRQLTHVRELLGLEPDDGQREVRGVAAFTRREREVALLVADGLTNAELARRLYISPKTVAVHVSSILHKLGVATRTEVRDALDA, encoded by the coding sequence ATGGTCGGGCGAGACCGCGAGCTGCGCAGGCTGGAGCAGCTCGCGGCGGCGCACCGTCCGCAGGTCGCGATCGTCGCCGGGGAACCCGGCATCGGCAAGACCCGCCTCGTGCACGAGCTGCTCGCCGCACTGCCCGGCCAGCCCGCGGTGCTCGTCGGGCGCGCGGAGCCCGGCTCGCTCGCCCGGCCGTACGAGGTGCTGCTCGACGCGATCGACGCGCACTCCGGCGTGGACGAGGACCTCCGCCACCAGCTCACCGACGCCGACCTGAGCCCGGTCGAACGGCTGCACGCCGGCGTCACCATCGCCGACCGGCTGGTGGGCGATGCGCCCGCCGTCGTGGTCTTCGAAGACCTGCACTGGATCGACTCGGAAAGTGCGGCGTTGTTCGAGCGGCTGGCCGACCACGACGGGCCGCTGCTGCTCGTCGGCACCTTCCGTCCCGACGAGGTCACCAGCCGGCACCCGGTCACCGGCCTGCTCGACCGGCTGGACCGCAGGCACTCGGTCTCGCACCTGCGGCTGGAGCGCTTCGCCGAGCCGGACACGGCGGCCTTCCTCGCCGCCGTGACGGGCGCGCCCGCCCCGTACCGCGCGGTGGCGGCACTGCACCAGCGCACCGGCGGCAACCCGTTCTTCCTCGAGGAGCTGCTCCGCACCCATGAGGGCGGTGACCTGGAGGCGCTCGACGACCACCCGCTGCCGTGGAGCCTGGCGGAGGCACTGCGCCGGCACGTGGACGACCTCGAGCCGCAGGTCCGCCGGATCGTGGAAGCCGCCGCCGTGTTGGGTTACCGCATCCCGTTCGACCTGCTTGCCGCGGTGACCGAGGTCGACGAGGACGGTCTGATCACCGCGTTGCGGGTGCTGGTCGACCGTGGCGTGCTGGTGGAGAGCGGCGACGACGAGTTCAGCTTCCGGCACGCCCTCGTCCGCGAGGCGGTGCAGGAGTGCCTGCTCGGCCGCCAGCGCCGGCGGCTGCACGAGGCCGCCCTGGACGCGCTGCTGTCCGCCGGCAGCCCCGACCCCGCGATGGTCGCGCACCACGCGCATGCGGCTGGCAGGTACGACGACATGGTCGACGCGGCGCGACGCGGCGCCGTCTCGTACCTGTCGATCGGCTCGCCGTACCAGGCACTCCAGCTGGCCGAGCTGGGACTCGACGAGGCGGCCGACGACACCACGCTGCTCGCGACGGCCGCCAGGGCCGCCTGGCTGACCGAGCTCGGCGCGGACGCCACGGAGTACGGGCGGCGCTGGCTCGCGCTCGCGGCGACACCCGCCGACCGCGCCGAGGCGTTGGCGATGCTGCTGCAGGTGGCCCTGCACACCGCGGCCCACGACCGGGCGGCGGCGCTGACCAAGGAGCTGGAGACCCTCGTCGACGAGCTGCCTGCCGGCGCCGAGCAGGGCTGGGCGATGACGGCGCTCGCGCACGCCGCGCAGTACCGCGACGACCTCGCCGACGCGATCCGCTGGGCGGAGCGCGCCCAGGCGCTGGCGGAACAGCTGGAGCAGCCGCAGCTGCGGCTGGCGGCGCAGCTGGAGAAGGGACTCGCACTCACCGAGCGGTGGTCGACGAACCGGGAGGGCCAGGTGCTGCTGCTCGGCCTGGCCGGCGAGGCCGAGCAGCTCGGCGAGTGGGTGCTCGCCGCCCGCGCGCTCGACGACGTGGTGCGCGAGTCACCGCCGGCCTCGAGCGCCGAACACACGGCGCTGCTCGAACGGATGCGCGTGGACGCCGAACGCGCGGGTTTCGAGTCGCTCGCGGTCTCCGCGTACTTCGAGGGCATGGCACGGATAGCCCTGCGCGACGGCGACCTGGACGCCGCCATCGCCGCACTGGAGCACGGCCGGGACCGCGACCGCAGCTACCAGCGGCGCGGCAGCCGTACCGACCGGCACGCGGTGTTCCTCTGCGGCCTCTACCTGGAGGCGGACGAGCTGGACCGGGCCGCGGACCTGCTCGACGAGCTGCTCGGCGTCGCCAGCCTCGGCGCTCTCACCGTGCCCGCCATCGCCTTCCACCTGGCCTGCAGGCGCGGCGACGTCGAGACCGCAGAACGCACGCTCGACGAGGTCTTCGCCGCACTGGCGATGCAGTCATGGCGCAGCGGCTCGCAGGCACACGACCTGATCGCCGCCGCGCTCCACGCCGGGCTGCCGCTTGCCCGGCTGGACCGGATGCACGAGGAGCTGCTCGACCCGCACGTCTGGGACGGTCTCAGGCCGCTGGTCGACGCGCAGCTGATCGAGGCACACGGCGACGGCGAGCGCGCGGTCGACGGCTACCGGTCGGCGGCCGCGGCCACGGCGCTGCCCGCCACGCTGCGCGGCACCGGCGCGGTCGGTGCGGCGCGCTGCCTGCTCGCCGCTGGCTCCTACGACCGCGCGTCCGAGTACGCCGCTCTCGGCGGCGAGCTGCTGGCCAAGTGGGGCGGTTGGCGGGTACGGCAGCTGACGCACGTACGCGAGCTGCTCGGCCTGGAACCCGACGACGGGCAGCGGGAGGTGCGCGGCGTCGCGGCGTTCACCCGCAGGGAGCGCGAGGTGGCGCTGCTGGTCGCCGACGGGCTGACCAACGCCGAGCTGGCCAGGCGGCTGTACATCTCGCCGAAGACCGTCGCCGTGCACGTCTCGAGCATCCTGCACAAGCTCGGCGTCGCCACCCGCACCGAGGTCCGCGACGCCCTCGACGCGTGA
- a CDS encoding carbohydrate kinase produces MAVVAIDAGTTMIKAVAYDAEGTELAMTRRPTAVTRPRPGHAEQDMGEVWDAVMSCIRSVLAELAEPVDALALTAQGDGCWLVDSDLRPTGPAVLWNDGRSEDIVAGWRAGGVLDEAFRRTGCMGFSGLPNAVLTWLAEQDQDRLQRSAAALTCGGWLFANLTGELAMDHSEAAAPWLDVLQGTYADELLDLYGMPWARRLLPPLRHDDDRVAPVRPEAATALGIAPDTPVVLSSYDIASTAIGVGVVDDRQACSVLGTTLCTEAVTSQPDLRARPVGLTIPLGAPGRYLRAFPTLAGCDVLDWSAELLGLADAAELCTLAATAPAGARGLSFLPYLSPAGERVPFLDAAARGSFAGLSFDHDRACVARAIVEGLTFVIRDCLAECPVAPVELRLCGGGANSAEWGQLIADLTGVPTLRPADAEVGAKGAFLMAQVATGRATDLPSAVAAYVRPAGSYEPAPDTVARYDELFAAFRAARAHAAADWHRLREVGA; encoded by the coding sequence ATGGCGGTCGTGGCCATCGACGCGGGTACGACGATGATCAAGGCGGTTGCCTACGACGCCGAAGGCACCGAGCTCGCCATGACCCGCCGCCCGACCGCGGTGACCAGGCCGCGTCCCGGCCACGCGGAGCAGGACATGGGGGAGGTGTGGGACGCCGTCATGTCCTGCATCCGCTCGGTGCTCGCCGAGCTGGCCGAGCCGGTCGACGCGCTCGCGTTGACGGCACAGGGCGACGGCTGCTGGCTGGTTGATTCCGACCTCAGGCCGACCGGGCCCGCTGTGCTGTGGAACGACGGCAGGAGCGAGGACATCGTCGCCGGCTGGCGGGCCGGCGGCGTGCTCGACGAGGCGTTCAGGCGTACCGGGTGCATGGGTTTCTCCGGTCTGCCCAACGCGGTGCTCACCTGGCTGGCCGAGCAGGACCAGGACCGGCTGCAACGCTCCGCCGCGGCGTTGACCTGTGGCGGCTGGCTGTTCGCCAACCTCACCGGTGAGCTGGCGATGGACCACTCCGAGGCGGCGGCGCCGTGGCTGGACGTGCTGCAGGGTACGTACGCCGACGAGCTGCTCGACCTGTACGGCATGCCGTGGGCGCGCCGGCTGTTGCCGCCGCTGCGGCACGACGACGACCGCGTCGCGCCGGTGCGGCCGGAGGCCGCAACCGCACTGGGGATCGCGCCTGACACCCCGGTCGTGCTTTCGTCGTACGACATCGCCTCGACGGCGATCGGCGTCGGCGTCGTCGACGACCGGCAGGCGTGCAGCGTGCTCGGCACCACGTTGTGCACGGAAGCGGTCACCAGCCAACCGGACCTGCGCGCCCGGCCGGTAGGCCTGACCATCCCGCTCGGCGCGCCAGGCAGGTACCTGCGGGCGTTCCCCACGCTCGCCGGGTGCGACGTGCTCGACTGGAGCGCCGAGCTGCTCGGGCTGGCCGACGCCGCCGAGCTGTGTACGTTGGCCGCGACCGCGCCCGCCGGCGCCAGGGGCCTCAGCTTCCTGCCGTACCTGTCGCCGGCCGGCGAGCGCGTGCCGTTCCTCGACGCCGCTGCGCGCGGCTCGTTCGCCGGGTTGTCGTTCGACCACGACCGGGCCTGCGTGGCGCGGGCGATCGTGGAGGGGTTGACGTTCGTGATCCGCGACTGCCTGGCCGAGTGTCCCGTGGCACCCGTCGAGCTGCGGCTGTGCGGTGGCGGCGCGAACAGCGCCGAGTGGGGCCAGCTGATCGCCGACCTGACCGGCGTGCCGACGCTACGTCCCGCCGACGCCGAGGTCGGCGCGAAGGGCGCGTTCCTGATGGCACAGGTGGCCACCGGGCGGGCCACCGACCTGCCGTCAGCCGTCGCCGCGTACGTGCGGCCGGCCGGTTCGTACGAGCCCGCGCCAGACACGGTTGCCAGGTACGACGAGCTGTTCGCCGCGTTCCGTGCCGCACGCGCGCATGCCGCGGCCGACTGGCACCGGTTGCGCGAGGTGGGCGCATGA
- a CDS encoding carbohydrate kinase: MTVAGSAPLYVGVDLGTQSVRALCVDGAGVVHGAGSAALTSRRDEERHEQDPRSWWQAVGAACRQAVAGVPADAVAAVAVDGTSGTVVLTDAAGEPLSPGVMYDDTRAADEVAEINEVGAPLWQALGYGRVQAAWALPKLRKLLRDATGARVAHQADFVAARLAGRPVAADTSNALKSGCDLRAVAWPAEVFDRLGIPLEALPDLVLPGTEVATVGAAAAAETGLPEGASIIAGMTDGCAAQLGAGALDVGSWNAVLGTTLVLKGVTGELVHDPLGAVYSHRAPDGGWLPGGASSTGAGALTARLAGCDLDALADRAGGYEPSSALAYPLAASRGERFPFVAPEATGFVIGDAVDDVDLYAALVQGIAYVERLCFDYLDLLQAPTCGRLVLTGGAARSRYFCQLRADVLGRPVTLVDNAEPALGMAVLAAYGVGAGSLPECASRMVRVTETLEPSDRRGEVFKEPYARLVDELRVRGWLDARTAAHALERASAR, encoded by the coding sequence ATGACGGTGGCGGGGAGCGCGCCGCTGTACGTCGGTGTCGACCTGGGCACGCAGAGCGTGCGCGCGTTGTGCGTGGACGGCGCCGGCGTCGTGCACGGCGCGGGCAGTGCCGCCCTGACCAGCCGGCGCGACGAGGAGCGGCACGAACAGGACCCGCGGTCGTGGTGGCAGGCCGTCGGTGCCGCCTGCCGGCAGGCCGTCGCCGGCGTGCCGGCGGACGCGGTCGCGGCGGTCGCGGTCGACGGCACCTCGGGCACCGTGGTGCTGACCGACGCCGCCGGCGAACCGCTGTCGCCCGGCGTGATGTACGACGACACCAGGGCAGCCGACGAGGTCGCCGAGATCAACGAGGTCGGCGCGCCGTTGTGGCAGGCGCTTGGCTACGGGCGGGTGCAGGCCGCGTGGGCGCTGCCCAAGCTGCGCAAGCTGTTGCGCGACGCCACGGGTGCGCGGGTCGCACACCAGGCCGACTTCGTCGCCGCGCGCCTGGCGGGCCGTCCGGTGGCCGCCGATACCAGCAACGCGTTGAAGAGCGGATGCGACCTGCGTGCCGTCGCGTGGCCGGCGGAGGTGTTCGACCGGCTCGGCATACCGCTCGAAGCGTTGCCCGACCTCGTCCTGCCTGGCACCGAGGTGGCCACCGTCGGTGCCGCCGCGGCCGCCGAGACCGGGCTGCCGGAGGGCGCGTCGATCATCGCCGGCATGACCGACGGGTGTGCCGCGCAGCTCGGCGCCGGCGCGCTCGACGTCGGTTCGTGGAACGCCGTCCTGGGCACCACGCTCGTGCTGAAGGGCGTGACCGGTGAGCTCGTGCACGACCCGCTGGGTGCCGTCTACTCGCACCGCGCGCCCGACGGCGGTTGGCTACCCGGTGGCGCGTCGAGCACCGGCGCCGGTGCGCTCACCGCCCGGCTGGCCGGCTGCGACCTGGACGCCCTGGCCGACCGTGCCGGCGGGTACGAGCCGAGCTCCGCGCTGGCGTACCCGCTGGCCGCCAGCCGCGGCGAGCGGTTCCCTTTCGTCGCACCGGAAGCCACCGGGTTCGTAATCGGCGACGCTGTGGACGACGTCGACCTGTACGCCGCGCTTGTGCAGGGCATCGCCTACGTGGAACGGCTGTGCTTCGACTACCTCGACCTGCTGCAGGCACCGACATGCGGCCGGCTGGTGCTCACCGGCGGGGCCGCGCGCAGCCGCTACTTCTGCCAGTTGCGCGCAGACGTGCTCGGTCGGCCGGTGACGCTGGTGGACAACGCGGAACCCGCGCTCGGCATGGCCGTGCTCGCCGCGTACGGCGTGGGCGCGGGCTCGCTGCCGGAGTGCGCGTCGCGCATGGTGCGGGTGACCGAGACACTCGAACCGTCCGACCGTCGTGGTGAGGTGTTCAAGGAACCGTACGCACGACTGGTGGACGAGCTTCGCGTACGTGGTTGGCTCGATGCGCGCACGGCCGCGCACGCGTTGGAAAGGGCATCGGCTCGATGA
- a CDS encoding histidine phosphatase family protein, whose product MTCVVLVRHGETVWHAENRYTGSTDVALTDEGRAQAQALGRWAKHAELAAVYCSDLSRSRDTALPAAEATVLPLREEPRLRELDFGSGEGLTADEMRERFPAALQAFRADPAGNPLPGGEPPAAAVERGLAALREICKRWPDDRVLVVVHSTLIRLLLCELLGRSISDYRRLFPSVRNCAITELSFDGEQVALLQYNVPTDAERTTR is encoded by the coding sequence ATGACTTGCGTAGTCCTCGTCAGGCACGGCGAGACCGTATGGCACGCGGAGAACAGGTACACGGGCAGCACCGACGTCGCGCTGACCGACGAGGGCAGGGCGCAGGCCCAGGCGCTCGGCCGGTGGGCGAAGCACGCCGAGCTGGCCGCCGTGTACTGCTCCGACCTGTCGCGTTCCCGCGACACCGCGCTGCCCGCCGCGGAGGCGACCGTCCTGCCGCTGCGCGAGGAGCCGCGGCTGCGGGAGCTCGACTTCGGTTCGGGCGAGGGGCTCACGGCCGACGAGATGCGGGAGCGGTTCCCCGCGGCGCTGCAGGCGTTCCGCGCCGACCCGGCAGGCAACCCGCTGCCAGGCGGCGAACCTCCGGCCGCCGCGGTGGAGCGCGGCCTGGCCGCGTTGCGGGAGATCTGCAAACGGTGGCCGGACGACCGGGTCCTCGTGGTTGTGCACTCGACCTTGATCCGGCTGCTGCTGTGCGAGCTGCTCGGCCGGTCGATCAGCGACTACCGGCGGCTGTTCCCCTCCGTACGCAACTGCGCCATCACCGAGCTGTCGTTCGACGGCGAGCAGGTGGCGCTGCTCCAGTACAACGTGCCGACCGACGCTGAGAGGACCACCCGATGA
- a CDS encoding hydroxyacid dehydrogenase, producing MTRILAAGDHFVLPSMLRSALVEELGADADIAELTLPWPVEPFGRVAEVDEASGSEDELIEALSGVTVCVTQMGPITERVLAASPDLRLCCVGRGGPVNVNLAAASERGVAVCNAPGRNATATAEHTVALIMAALRQVPQRQAELLAGEWRSDYYRYCQVGPELAGSTVGLVGYGAIGRKVTDILRGFGAEVLVYDPYADPSAVQDVAELVADLGELLNRSLVVTLHARATPETTGLIGHDQIAAMPAGSVLVNAARGALLDYDAVCDALHSGQLFAAAFDVFPEEPLPADSPLRTAPRVVMTPHLAGASRDTAHNAATIVAAEVGRFTRGEPLRYQVNG from the coding sequence ATGACCCGGATCCTGGCCGCGGGCGACCACTTCGTGCTGCCGTCCATGCTGCGGTCGGCGCTCGTCGAGGAGCTCGGTGCCGACGCCGACATCGCCGAGCTGACGCTGCCGTGGCCGGTCGAGCCGTTCGGCCGGGTCGCCGAGGTCGACGAGGCATCCGGGAGCGAGGACGAGCTCATCGAGGCGTTGTCCGGTGTCACCGTGTGCGTCACCCAGATGGGGCCGATCACCGAGCGCGTGCTCGCCGCCAGCCCGGACCTGCGGCTGTGCTGCGTCGGCCGCGGTGGCCCGGTGAACGTGAACCTGGCCGCCGCGTCCGAGCGTGGCGTGGCCGTCTGCAACGCGCCCGGCCGCAACGCCACCGCGACCGCGGAGCACACGGTCGCCCTGATCATGGCCGCGTTGCGGCAGGTGCCGCAGCGGCAGGCGGAGCTGCTCGCCGGCGAGTGGCGCAGCGACTACTACCGCTACTGCCAGGTCGGCCCTGAGCTGGCCGGCAGCACCGTGGGCCTGGTCGGCTACGGGGCGATCGGCCGGAAGGTGACCGACATCTTGCGCGGCTTCGGCGCCGAGGTACTCGTCTACGACCCGTACGCCGACCCGTCCGCGGTGCAGGACGTGGCGGAGCTCGTCGCGGACCTCGGCGAGCTGCTCAACCGCTCGCTCGTCGTCACGTTGCACGCAAGAGCCACCCCGGAGACCACCGGCCTGATCGGGCACGACCAGATCGCCGCGATGCCCGCCGGCTCGGTGCTCGTGAACGCCGCACGCGGCGCGCTGCTCGACTACGACGCGGTGTGCGACGCGCTGCACAGCGGCCAGCTGTTCGCCGCCGCGTTCGACGTCTTCCCGGAAGAGCCGCTGCCCGCCGACTCCCCACTGCGCACCGCACCGCGCGTGGTCATGACCCCGCACCTCGCGGGCGCGAGCAGGGACACCGCCCACAACGCGGCGACCATCGTGGCCGCCGAGGTAGGCAGGTTCACCCGCGGCGAACCCCTGCGCTACCAGGTCAACGGCTAG
- a CDS encoding PucR family transcriptional regulator, whose product MTGAAPASEALTRLARTLLDQVEELVEDFVEELRAVEPYAAETVPRHVIRADARRSFLLILRLITGTPVPDRIAAVSSDVGRTRAEAGVPLDALLHAVRLDFRVVWQALYNRAQPADMASLVVEGPRVWEAVEQHSMGVLAAYQQRVLEMARAEQDERARWFARLLDSDGRHADVCRQVATVLDFDEDARFAVVALPPDQLTPLRKAQQRLSSRGVRLHMHERASSTAVIVQLPPRHTTGATQWFKGVRCAVGPVVRGLRQVPRALRLAETTLHVLPADTPAPHTTADLWVRVAATQLGEFAADLTDDTLGGLDTLANGDEVLAAVVSYLRTGSLADTARELYCHRNTVLNRLHKFTAATGRDVTSPPDAAVVALALAAREPNHPYP is encoded by the coding sequence ATGACAGGCGCAGCACCAGCTTCCGAGGCCCTGACCCGCCTCGCCCGCACCCTGCTCGACCAGGTCGAGGAGTTGGTCGAGGACTTCGTCGAGGAGCTCCGCGCGGTCGAGCCGTACGCCGCAGAGACGGTCCCCAGACATGTCATTCGGGCGGACGCGCGACGCAGCTTCCTGCTGATCCTGCGGCTCATCACAGGCACCCCCGTGCCGGACCGGATCGCCGCGGTCTCCAGCGACGTCGGTAGGACGCGAGCGGAGGCCGGCGTGCCGCTCGACGCGCTGCTCCACGCCGTGCGGCTAGACTTCCGCGTGGTCTGGCAGGCGTTGTACAACCGGGCCCAGCCGGCGGACATGGCCAGTCTCGTCGTGGAGGGACCGCGGGTCTGGGAAGCCGTCGAGCAGCACTCCATGGGCGTGCTCGCGGCGTACCAGCAGCGGGTGCTCGAGATGGCGCGGGCGGAGCAGGACGAACGGGCACGCTGGTTCGCACGCCTGCTCGACTCCGACGGCCGGCACGCCGACGTGTGCCGGCAGGTCGCCACTGTGCTCGACTTCGACGAGGACGCGCGGTTCGCCGTAGTGGCGCTGCCGCCGGACCAACTCACGCCGTTGCGTAAGGCCCAGCAACGACTCAGCTCCCGCGGTGTGCGGCTGCACATGCACGAGCGGGCCAGCTCCACTGCGGTGATCGTGCAGCTGCCGCCACGTCACACCACCGGCGCGACGCAGTGGTTCAAGGGCGTCAGGTGCGCGGTCGGCCCGGTCGTACGGGGTTTGCGGCAGGTGCCGCGAGCACTGCGGCTGGCGGAGACCACACTGCACGTGCTGCCTGCGGACACGCCGGCGCCGCACACCACGGCCGACCTCTGGGTGAGGGTCGCCGCGACCCAGCTCGGCGAGTTCGCCGCCGACCTCACCGACGACACGCTCGGTGGCCTCGACACGCTGGCCAACGGCGACGAGGTGCTCGCCGCCGTCGTCAGCTATCTGCGTACCGGCTCACTCGCGGACACCGCGCGCGAGCTATACTGCCACAGGAACACCGTGCTGAACCGGTTGCACAAGTTTACGGCAGCCACCGGCCGCGACGTCACCTCACCACCGGACGCCGCGGTCGTAGCGCTCGCCCTCGCCGCCCGCGAGCCGAACCACCCGTATCCGTAG
- a CDS encoding amidinotransferase, translating to MVGPEPTPEFHDPSELETYWGRRWGAADEVGALRTVLMRRPSKGLADITADAWDPRAGALVDPAGRWYWRGAEPPDLERVDEQHAGLVAALRAEQVEVVEAPRYTTGYPKSVFTRDPLLTVPGGAVITRLAPRMRRGEEASVTKAVAELGMPILGTVVGHGLAEGGTFVKLRRDLAVFGLSIRCNTEGARQLASLLEPLGIELTTITLPGYTIHVDGQFHMVAEDLALANTHRLPYEFLARVEALGIKVITPHPDEQSACNSLTVRPRRLLFPAHCPRTADRLTTDGVEVVPVAYDEILKNGGGIHCSTMELVRDW from the coding sequence CTGGTGGGTCCCGAGCCCACTCCCGAGTTCCACGACCCGAGCGAGCTCGAGACGTACTGGGGTCGTCGCTGGGGTGCCGCCGACGAGGTGGGCGCGCTGCGGACGGTCCTCATGCGGCGGCCGAGCAAGGGCCTCGCGGACATCACCGCGGACGCCTGGGACCCACGTGCCGGCGCCCTGGTCGACCCGGCCGGACGGTGGTACTGGCGCGGCGCAGAACCGCCGGACCTGGAGCGCGTCGACGAACAGCACGCCGGCCTCGTCGCCGCGCTGCGCGCGGAGCAGGTGGAGGTCGTCGAGGCGCCCAGGTACACCACGGGCTACCCGAAGTCGGTGTTCACCCGCGACCCGTTGCTGACCGTGCCTGGTGGTGCGGTGATCACCAGGCTGGCGCCGCGGATGCGGCGCGGCGAGGAGGCGTCGGTGACGAAGGCCGTCGCCGAGCTCGGCATGCCGATCCTCGGCACGGTGGTCGGGCACGGGCTCGCTGAGGGCGGCACGTTCGTCAAGCTGCGCCGCGACCTCGCGGTGTTCGGGCTGTCCATCCGCTGCAACACCGAGGGCGCACGGCAGCTCGCGAGCCTGCTGGAACCGTTGGGGATCGAGCTGACGACGATCACCCTGCCCGGCTACACCATCCACGTCGACGGCCAGTTCCACATGGTCGCCGAGGACCTCGCCCTGGCCAACACGCACCGGCTGCCGTACGAGTTCCTGGCACGGGTGGAGGCGTTGGGCATAAAGGTGATCACGCCGCACCCGGACGAGCAGAGCGCCTGCAACTCGCTGACCGTACGGCCGCGCCGGCTGCTGTTCCCCGCGCACTGCCCGCGGACCGCCGACCGGTTGACCACCGACGGCGTGGAGGTCGTGCCGGTGGCGTACGACGAGATCCTGAAGAACGGCGGCGGTATCCACTGTTCCACCATGGAACTCGTGCGGGACTGGTAG
- the ureA gene encoding urease subunit gamma: protein MRLTPAEQDRLTVFTVAELARRRRARGTLLSAPEVTALVTDAVLEAAWDGASMAEVIAAGRSAVRPDEVLPGVTALVRYVEVDALFPAGTALVAIDDPLGTERGDDDPGAVLVADAEREPYAGRERVDVEVTNTADVDVHVSSHYPFWQANAALSFDRGRARGYHLDIPAGSNLCFPAGATVVARLVASAGTGQVPELGLEREGGA from the coding sequence ATGCGACTCACACCTGCGGAACAAGACCGGCTCACCGTCTTCACGGTGGCGGAGCTGGCGCGGCGCCGGCGCGCCCGTGGCACCTTGCTCTCCGCGCCCGAGGTCACCGCGCTGGTGACGGACGCGGTGCTCGAGGCCGCGTGGGACGGCGCGAGCATGGCGGAGGTGATCGCGGCCGGGAGGTCCGCCGTACGGCCGGACGAGGTGCTGCCAGGCGTGACCGCGTTGGTGCGGTACGTCGAGGTCGACGCGCTCTTCCCCGCCGGCACGGCGCTCGTCGCGATCGACGACCCGCTCGGCACCGAGAGGGGTGACGACGATCCCGGTGCCGTGTTGGTGGCGGACGCCGAGCGGGAGCCGTACGCCGGGCGCGAGCGGGTCGACGTCGAGGTGACCAACACGGCGGACGTCGACGTGCACGTGTCGTCGCATTACCCGTTCTGGCAAGCGAATGCGGCACTGTCGTTCGACCGCGGCCGTGCCCGCGGGTACCACCTGGACATCCCTGCCGGCAGCAACCTCTGCTTCCCGGCGGGCGCGACGGTGGTGGCGCGGCTGGTGGCGTCGGCCGGCACCGGGCAGGTGCCCGAGCTCGGTCTCGAGCGGGAAGGAGGCGCGTGA